The following proteins are encoded in a genomic region of Catellatospora sp. TT07R-123:
- a CDS encoding ATP-dependent RecD-like DNA helicase, whose protein sequence is MVLEAVLERITYANEETGYTIARVATEKRGDDLLTVVGALLGAQPGESLRMTGRWTSHPRYGRQFEVWNYTTVLPATIVGIERYLGSGLVKGIGPKLAERIVAHFGTDTLRIIEETPDRLIEVPKLGPKRTKLIAAAWIEQQAIKEVMIFLQGVGVSTSLAVRIYKQYGDGSITVVREEPYRLAADVWGIGFRTADTIARSVGIAYDSPQRVKAGLQYTLSEAADAGHCYLPAPNLVADAVKILAVTTKEGEDLGVPVDLVTRCLAELVDDEGVVREEVPGVEGPVPAVYLVPFHRAERGLAQSLLTLLNTGRDRLSAFAGVDWAKAQTWLKARTGHDLAPEQEQAVRLALTEKVAVLTGGPGCGKSFTVRSVVELARAKRAKIVLAAPTGRAAKRLAELTGHEATTVHRLLKLQPGGDPSYDRDNPLDADLVVVDEASMLDLILANKLVKAVAPGAHLLLVGDVDQLPSVGAGEVLRDLLNADVVPRVRLTQIFRQAQESGVVVNAHRINRGEFPHLKGFPDFFYFPCDDTEATAPLVVDLVAQRIPKRFGFDARRDIQVLTPMHRGPAGAGNLNLLLQEALTPSVEGRPERRFGGRVFRVGDKVTQIRNNYDKGTAGVFNGTVGVVTGLSPEDQSLTVRTDEDEDVPYAFDELDELVHAYAISIHRSQGSEYPAVVIPLTTAAWMMLQRNLLYTAVTRAKKLVVLAGSTRALSVAVRTLGAGRRHTALDHRLLPPE, encoded by the coding sequence GTGGTGCTGGAGGCGGTGCTGGAGCGGATCACGTACGCCAACGAGGAGACCGGCTACACGATCGCGCGCGTGGCCACCGAGAAGCGCGGCGACGACCTGCTCACCGTGGTCGGCGCGCTGCTGGGCGCGCAGCCGGGCGAGAGCCTGCGGATGACCGGCCGGTGGACGTCGCACCCGCGCTACGGCCGCCAGTTCGAGGTGTGGAACTACACCACCGTGCTGCCCGCCACGATCGTCGGCATCGAGCGCTATCTCGGGTCGGGCCTGGTCAAGGGGATCGGGCCGAAGCTCGCCGAGCGGATCGTGGCCCACTTCGGCACCGACACGCTGCGGATCATCGAGGAGACGCCGGACCGCCTGATCGAGGTGCCCAAGCTGGGCCCCAAGCGCACCAAGCTCATCGCGGCGGCCTGGATCGAGCAGCAGGCCATCAAGGAAGTCATGATCTTCCTCCAGGGCGTCGGGGTGTCCACGTCGCTGGCGGTGCGCATCTACAAGCAGTACGGCGACGGCTCGATCACCGTGGTCCGCGAGGAGCCGTACCGGCTGGCCGCCGACGTGTGGGGGATCGGGTTCCGCACCGCCGACACCATCGCGCGGTCGGTCGGCATCGCCTACGACAGCCCGCAGCGGGTCAAGGCCGGTTTGCAGTACACGTTGAGCGAGGCTGCCGACGCCGGGCACTGCTACCTGCCCGCCCCGAACCTGGTCGCCGACGCGGTGAAGATCCTCGCCGTGACGACGAAGGAGGGCGAGGACCTGGGCGTGCCCGTGGACCTGGTCACCCGCTGCCTGGCCGAGCTGGTCGACGACGAGGGCGTCGTGCGCGAGGAGGTGCCCGGGGTCGAGGGTCCGGTGCCCGCCGTCTACCTGGTGCCGTTCCACCGCGCCGAGCGCGGGCTCGCGCAGAGCCTGCTCACGCTGCTGAACACCGGCCGCGACCGGCTGTCGGCCTTCGCCGGGGTGGACTGGGCCAAGGCCCAGACGTGGCTCAAGGCGCGCACCGGGCATGATCTCGCCCCCGAGCAGGAGCAGGCGGTGCGGCTGGCGCTGACCGAGAAGGTGGCGGTGCTGACCGGCGGGCCGGGCTGCGGCAAGAGCTTCACCGTACGGTCGGTGGTGGAGCTGGCGCGGGCCAAGCGCGCCAAGATCGTGCTGGCCGCGCCGACCGGCCGGGCCGCCAAGCGCCTGGCCGAGCTGACCGGCCACGAGGCGACCACGGTGCACCGGCTGCTCAAACTCCAGCCGGGCGGCGATCCGTCATACGACCGCGACAACCCGCTCGACGCGGACCTGGTCGTCGTCGACGAGGCCTCGATGCTCGACCTGATCCTGGCCAACAAGCTGGTCAAGGCCGTCGCGCCCGGCGCCCACCTGCTGCTGGTCGGCGACGTGGACCAGCTGCCCTCGGTCGGGGCGGGCGAGGTGCTGCGCGACCTGCTCAACGCCGACGTCGTGCCGCGCGTCCGGCTGACCCAGATCTTCCGGCAGGCGCAGGAGTCCGGGGTCGTCGTCAACGCGCACCGGATCAACCGGGGCGAGTTCCCGCACCTCAAGGGCTTCCCCGACTTCTTCTACTTCCCGTGCGACGACACCGAGGCGACCGCGCCGCTCGTCGTCGACCTCGTCGCCCAGCGCATCCCGAAGCGGTTCGGGTTCGACGCGCGCCGCGACATCCAGGTGCTCACCCCGATGCACCGCGGCCCGGCCGGGGCGGGCAACCTCAACCTGCTGCTCCAGGAGGCGCTCACCCCGTCGGTCGAGGGGAGGCCCGAGCGGCGCTTCGGCGGCCGGGTGTTCCGCGTCGGCGACAAGGTCACCCAGATCCGCAACAACTACGACAAGGGCACCGCCGGGGTCTTCAACGGCACCGTCGGCGTGGTCACCGGGCTGTCGCCGGAGGACCAGTCGCTGACCGTGCGCACCGACGAGGACGAGGACGTGCCGTACGCGTTCGACGAGCTCGACGAGCTGGTCCACGCGTACGCGATCAGCATCCACCGGTCGCAGGGCTCGGAGTATCCGGCCGTCGTCATCCCGCTGACCACCGCCGCCTGGATGATGCTCCAGCGCAACCTGCTCTACACGGCCGTGACCAGGGCGAAGAAGCTCGTGGTGCTCGCCGGGTCCACCCGCGCGCTGTCCGTCGCGGTCCGCACCCTCGGCGCCGGGCGCCGCCACACCGCCCTCGACCACCGCCTCCTCCCACCCGAGTGA